A region of the Raphanus sativus cultivar WK10039 unplaced genomic scaffold, ASM80110v3 Scaffold0142, whole genome shotgun sequence genome:
ggctagccgcccggcggccacggccagcacgggcgctagccgccggcggccacggccagcacggggctagccgcccggcggccacggccagcacgggcgctagccgccggcggccacggccagcacggggctagccgcccggcggccacggccatttcggtgttggctgctcggttccttcggcgtgttCGTGTTCTcgtgtttttagttttccgtaggtctttccttgtgtagaaaatgtttctagtaGTTGGtttcgagacgatgaatctcgaacttaatcttttcttaaggtttctcgattaacaattggtctctcgaggttgctttaacatttttcatgtttttccgagactttcggacatcgatttcgtcttgaccgattttgaccccaacagttagcccccagctagctaggagccgtagggttcgtaggtcctagcttgcagTATGGctcgtgaggaaagtatggagatgAAATCGTgccgaaggtcggggtgaatagtaaaaattttgcctataaagacttgtgaattctttaccattcttacttcacccaagattCTCAAgtcaatctctctcttgcaaattctctctctgctttttaagaaaagaatgacttcaagattgAAAACCTCGAAGAGGCAGTCTCGCTCGTCCTCGGATAGTTTTCATGCTGAGGAAGAaaatccgaagcccgaggtttcggagatcaacaggaacgcgtactgcgatgctgtctttggcactgatgctccccttcccgtgatcccgattccccggcgaccccTGAGGGCGCGTGGAGAGATCGACTCACCGAGCGAAGTGTCTCCCGAGTATCTCGAAACTCTGCGAGAGTATTatggagtttactccatgaaggcgaggaccaacttttcggtgatccatggagtcacctcgcacgccaaggattatgtcgatcgtttcttttttgtgaggatagacggaGAGTCTGTTGAGGAAGGCTTTTCTCCATCTATTCCCGACGGAATGGCTGTACCAGCGAGGTAAAATTATTGGCATCCCTTCTTTTAACATTCAAAAGACGAGTATTGaacgtgtgtgttttttttttttttttttttttttttcttttttttttagagaacaggtgtctcgcgcatgttcctccGATCTTGCGGTGAGGAGGgatctttttaggtcgaggccttgttcctggaactccttcactctcgaccggattcgaggggcggtcgcgcttttCCGATCGCGAGGTGGTACTCGTCCCTGCGTCaacgataggtcctacgtttttgcccctttaaggcaaaggcggagacctcgtaaagataaagggatcgcttttgattcctcgtcgggagatggcgcgacGCCGAGATACGACCCCGGCTTTACCTCGGAGAGTCGGGATGTTCCTCctccgggtgacttctttgacgaactccctccggcgttttcccgtgacgagtctttggacaacgaggaaagggacaaagtgactgcggagggtgctcgcttggtcaacgaggtttgttctCGAAACTCGAGttacttctcttttctttttatttgaccttggcttctttgcaggccgtgagagtttggaatgcatcgattgatgggagtttccgcaccGCCCGGTTGGCCCGTTttaaagcggaggaaacggcaAGGGAGTTTGCTAAGTATCGATTGGAAatggaggagcaaaatcgccggcaagccgAAATCCaagctcgagccctcgttcgcgCGGagaggagcggacggagaagagctgccgccgaaaTGAACCGAAGGGctgaaattttttctactgagttcgaagcttacaaagaggctcaggactttgtaggtgattttcgcgagtgccgtggttcggtcggtaccctcGGCAAGATGCAGCGTGGGGGCTTCTCTATTTCCGGCGAACTCGCCACGATGGACAgctcgatgaggatatgtgccaacgccgaatcctttgttccccCAATTGAAGGAAGAATccgagaactgtggaatcctatccaggtttcggaggatacggcggatgtaggagAGGGTCCAAACGCAGGCGACGGGGATGAGGAGGTTTGATCAGCCCGactcttcgttcggaatatctctaaccgactcTTATGAATTTGATTATAACTTATGATttggccaagtgtggccgtttgtataTATGTGTTGCGATCCTTAGGAGGTCGcatgactttatgtttttcgggatcggccgttggtggctttcggatccctgttataaatattttttacgagctatgcgttttgatttatactttcgtcaagtgtagagggttcgaatacgcgtagtcacttcgcattcaatctcttctttttgtcgctaggtccgtaggttactttgtagcgaacgttaggtttgtaagcgataagaggcaacttttgggatctcgtattctggatacttatgcctgtgagatgtcttagataccagcaaggctgggtttagggcacgacctaggtctacttcggactgaagctgtgcgatgacaaatcggctttcgttttgcttgtttgcgatttcgacctgactcgtaccgttctagaatctgcgaagtgcttatcggcttatatgattcgtttggatacgagtcgagctgcttcctttacgaagagctaaccaaaatttggatttcttgtatagcgcgctatgatatccttgtcggatgtaaaaagGACTCcgttagaagccggactacgaatttgattgagtgaaacgtttctgtatttttccgtcggggccaatcgacggaaatagtttttagagtcgcggatggactgtttagtggagtttttagagtcgcggatggactgtttggaggaaaatggagaatcgagaccttttgggaactaacgacgtctcgcgttcttTAAAGAtgtgattttcgttttccttaatgtttatgcgttgagtaagcatttgaatcaaaaggatttatcatttataatgtagactacatgcgaaaagtgtttttgcgggagtacaaggatattCGTTcccatcttccccccccccctttttggcgagggggatagctgaactcatCGGGTTGCGatgagctgcctacgtacctcttgcgaggatcaagccatctcgtagttctgcttctatcacggttgttattactccacgatttccggcgccttgactgtttcagctaagtcggcggtcgcgtcgggagttggatCATCCGTTTTTCGGCGACGGCCTCGAGGATTTTTCcagtatcctgagttgtggcctgttcggataaatccgagttgctttttgctgagttctcggaggtactcaggttcttctttgttcgcttcgggttagctactggggcgttccgattgctgcgaagtttgtgttcggctaggaagcagagtcgcgactgtttttggcttccccagattaccgctgttccagttggtgttggaaatttgacgccgagatggtaagtggacgggactgccttcatggcatttatccaaggagttcccattatggcgttatagatagccgggttatccactaccgcgaattcgacaatcttcgtgacttctttagccatgaccgggagtctgatttttccgagggtcatggatgtgacgcccgagaatccagttagtggtcttggctctgggatgacttctccgaggggtatgttcatcctctgcagagtatcgcggaacatgatattcaccgtgcttcctgtgtcgatgaggatgcggccgacttcgagatcttgaatcaccaagtcgatgaccagaggatcgtagtgggtttatcgagtccggttgtatcctgttcctcgaaggtgatcgcgtgactgggaacgtcgtcctccggacaccatccggggcttgtctcggccttccgtccgtaggctt
Encoded here:
- the LOC108839164 gene encoding uncharacterized protein LOC108839164, which translates into the protein MEFTKHLGRFRSLWSELEMLRPTTTDAEELNKRREQDKVFGLLLTLNPAYNGLIQHMLRDDDLPDLEEVCSRIQKEQGSIGLFGRKGELSLANQASQAEHGEGPQANKAIQGKYEKFNGNCDHSKFMKDREARAHMSECASGGSSGAGTSKSQEVTRGDTGDGKSLLFKENGNSGNYFGYSFGARMIDNPVNFDSIDSMVDRLKDMHKVSRACSSDLAVRRDLFRSRPCSWNSFTLDRIRGAVALFRSRGGTRPCVNDRSYVFAPLRQRRRPRKDKGIAFDSSSGDGATPRYDPGFTSESRDVPPPGDFFDELPPAFSRDESLDNEERDKVTAEGARLVNEAVRVWNASIDGSFRTARLARFKAEETAREFAKYRLEMEEQNRRQAEIQARALVRAERSGRRRAAAEMNRRAEIFSTEFEAYKEAQDFVGDFRECRGSVGTLGKMQRGGFSISGELATMDSSMRICANAESFVPPIEGRIRELWNPIQVSEDTADVGEGPNAGDGDEEV